The segment CTTCGCTTTAACCCTTCCAAGCTAAGGTTTTCATACAAACCATTCCTTGGACGACTAACCGGTAATGTCAATTTTTATAATTGCTGCGTTTAATgttttttaaatttgagAACGAACCATACTAACTAATTAATGTAGTGAACAAGAATGCCAATGCCAGTGAGGCAAAGAGACACAACAGCTCCACTGCCACAACCGAGAATGCGGCTTTTGGCGCCGGCGCGGGATTGAACATAAAACAGGctaaaatcaaagaaaataaGACATACGAAGATTACCAACGTGTTTACAATGAGATTGCCACCAAGATTTCTGAACATTTGGACTatgatgaaggtgatgGATATTTTGCACAATTGGTGAGAAATGCTTGGCACGCTTCAGCAACGTATGCTGCCGCTGATAACTCCGGTGGATCATTCTATGGAACTATGATCTTCGAACCGGAGGAATTTGATTTCCAGAATAAAGGTACCGCAATTGCCAGAAGTTTCTTGTCATCAATTCACGTCCAAAACCCATGGATTTCAAGAGGTGATTTGTGGACTTTAGCTGGAGTTGCCGGTGTCCAAGAATGTAATGGTCCAAAGATCAAGTGGAGACCGGGAAGACTTGATGATAATACTGGTACAAAAGCAGCGCCAGCAGGTAGAATACCCGATGGTGAGGGAGATGCAAGATACGTGAGAGACTTTTTTTCCAGGATGGGTTTCAACGACAGGGAAACTGTGGCTTTGATTGGTGCACATGTGTTGGGAAGATGCCATAGACATGTTTCTGGTTACGATGGTCCATGGGGAGAtgattcaaacaatttcaccaaTGACTTTTTCGAAAGATTGATGGGTAATTGGCATACTAAAAATTGGGATGGTAGAAAACAatatgaagatgatgaaaccAACTTGTATATGATGTTGCCAACAGATATGGCCTTGAAAGAGGACAGCAACTTTTTTAAATATGTCAAGGAATACTCAAAGGATGTGGATTTGTGGTTCAAGGATTTTGCTGCTGCTTATTCAAAGTTGTTGGAAAAGGGAATTGAGTTCCCAGAGGACAACAAACCATTGGAGTTCAAGACATTACATGAGCAAACAGTCTCAAACTAGTTTATAGACGAAGTGTGTTTATTCAATAAAAGTAGAGCTAACAAACAATTGCTACCCAATGAACTTTGCAACTTTCCATCTAAAGTATTTAGGGCTGTAGACCCATAAAGCCAGTGCtaccaaattgttttgtttcatttcCAACTTCAGTTTTGTAATGAAAAAACATCAAGAGAGCGCTACCTCAGTCAGAAACaaattaaatttcaaaaacggtttacaaaaatttttcagttCCCTCATATACTCTTTTCTCAACCAGCTCCAACACACAATGAAATACGTCCAAACTGATCAAATCTTAGAAATCCCAGAAGATGTTACTGTTGACATCAAGGCTAGAGTTGTCAAAGTTACCGGTCCAAGAGGTGAATTAACCAAGGACTTGAAACACATTGATGTTactttcaacaagattTCCAACAGAGCCGTCAAGATCACTGTTCACAATGGTGACAGAAAACACGTTGCTGCCTTGAGAACTGTCAAATCGTTGATTGCTAACTTGATCACCGGTGTTACCAAGGGTTACAAATACAAGATGAGATTTGTCTATGCGCATTTCCCAATCAATGTCAACATCATTGACAAAGACGGTGCTAAATTCGTTGAAATCAGAAACTTCTTGGGTGAAAAGAGAGTCAGACACATTAAGATTCAAGAAGGTGTTACTATGGAATTGTCATCCACTCAAAAGGATGAATTGGTTGTCACTGGTAACTCATTGGAAGCTGTTTCACAAAACTGTGCtgatattcaacaaatttgtcGTGTCAGAAACAAGGATATCCGTAAATTCTTGGATGGTATCTATGTTTCCGAAAGAGGTACCATTGTCCAAGATATCTAAGCTTTGCTGATTGCATAGAATGAGATAACTCAACACTTCCTACAGCACCTACATTCACAACACattacttttttttgtatcattgattgaatttttaTAGCATTTATTTGTTTCATGGGTATTATTTGTTAGATTATGTTTTTAACAGGGTTCAAAATTAATTACTGGTACACCACCACAATGGTCTGAGGATAAAAGATCATTACCAATTTTCGTGGATCGTTACAGAGCTCAATGAAATAAAGAGCCACTTATGATCACACACCTTTACTCTATGTTTATTGCGCTTCTCAATCTCTATGATACTCTTTGTCTCTTTGTTCATCGATTCAGTCAAATAGTCTAAATCGAATTATCATTGGTTTGAATGGTAATTTGGATTAGGTAATATGTCTTTGAAGGTGAATGACTTGATTTAGAGAGTGCATGTTTCATAGCTTGTAAACTAATGCGCGTGACAGGAAACACCCAAATGacacaaattcaaaaattttcaaagtttgatgaattttaaAGATTCTCCACCCAACCCAGCATGACTATTAGAGTGGCATTTCTAGGTCCAGAAGGTACATACACTCATCAAGTATGTTTAAACAAAGATGTCCTTAAAGGCTTAAATTACTAACACTTTTCTTAGGCGGTTTTACAACAATTCGGAATTAATGATGTTGGAATATCTccacaacaatcaattggagACTGTTTTCAAGCTATTAACACCCACATTGTTGACTTTGCTGTAGTTCCTTTCGAAAACTCAACTAATGGACAAGTAGTATTCACGTATGACCTACTTCGAGATTGGTTCTTGAATGAAGAGAAACAGTGTCATTTTAAAATCGTTGGTGAACAATTTGTATCAATACATCACAACTTATTAAGTAATGGATCATTGgaagatattgaaactATATATTCTCATCCACAAGTATGGACCCAGGTAGGAGGATATTTGTCTACATTGCGAAAAGGtattacaaaaattgatgtaGGGTCAACTTCAAAAGCAGCCGAATTAGTCAGCCACGACAAGACGAACAAATCAGCAGCCATTTCCTCACTAATGAGCTCAAAACTATATAATCTACCAATTCTCAAGGCAAACATAGAGGATAATGTGAGCAATACTACTAGGTTTTTGATATTAGGATATAATGATCTTCCAGTACAcgacaataacaataaagAAGTTCAAATAGTCACATCAATAATGTTTACACTCCCACACGATGACCCAGGGGCGTTATGTGATGTACTTGTAAAGTTCAAGGAGAATGGAATCAACTTAACCTCAATCAGTTCGAGACCTGCCAACTTACAACCTTGGCAATATGTATTCTTCGTTGAAACTATCGGCAAAATAAGCACTGATGTTCTCAAGagtattcaaaaattgtgtCGAGACGTTGCAATCTTGGGTGAATTTGATCGGAACTGGCGATTTAATCAAACCTAATGAGGCCAAAGAAACAGACAACTAATATacattcaaaacaaacaaaaataaactaAAACAAAACCCAAGTATATAAAATCACACCGCATATGtatctctctctctctctctctctctctctatttgccaaatttttgatataCCCACTCGGTATTATCTAACGGGCATGCATTTCTAGTTTTTAGCCATCTTTTTATACAATGTAAATGGAAAGCATGGTTACACATTCCCCAAGCAGCAATACACTCTTCTCCACCATTTGCCAATGAATTAGGTTGACATTCAATACATGGCTCCATCAAATGATTCCTGCAAATAGcacaattttcaatctgtATATCTGACGTAATGTTGTTAGTAAGATTAGTTCCCCATAAATGGTAAATTGTGATTGTTTGTACATACCCCATGACCAAAAGGCAACTGCTGTCCATTTCTTTACTTCGAACtttggtttgtttgtttttgacaCCTCTGCAATCGATTCAGAATCTGCTTTGATGTTAGTATCTGGTTCGTCGATTGGTTCGTGATAGACTTGCATACCATCTATATCCATGCGATCTTCTTCTGCCATTGTCACTTGTTTTACGATGTAATGTGTTTATACCTCTGGAGAAGATCAATTCTAAGATTAATAATAAATGGCGAGTGCAACTATAAAGGTTTTTCTTCGTGTCGCATTTGCCATTAATCAGTGTCGTTTACTTTGATCTTGTGACATTACAGATCCaactcaatcaactttCGCGTACACATTAGagcttttcaaaacaagaagCGTAGCATCGAGACCAATAAGTATCCGCTAGAATTCCTATCAGCTTAGTAAAAAATAGTCGCTATGTCAACTTCAAACAGTGAAGATCTAATATCGTCGTTATATCCTCCACCTCCACCATttgtgaaatttttcactgGTGAAAACTTGGCTAAATTGGAGGAAATTCGCAAAACAACGACAGCTATTGAAAGCGAGGAGGGTGATGTTGATAGTGGAGAGCACATCAAAGGAGAACTCAAGCTTTTAGTTCCGCCAGAGGTACCCTCAGGGTCTCAGTATAGAGGCTACGGAAACATATGGTCATTCAAAGACAAACTACCGAATTTAAAAGACACTCAATGGAAACAACTTTATAACGATGCCAATTTGACTTCTGAGACAAAGATTAAAGAATTGCATAAAATGATGGACTCGTTATTACTTAATTTCgttgaattgatcaatattTTGAGTGTTGATCcacaacaatttgaaccCAAAATAAAGGATatgagtttgttgttgattaatttcaatcatATTTTGAACACTTATAGACCACATCAAAGTAGGGAGAGTTtgataatgttgttgaaaaggaaaataCAAGCTAAAAGGgcagaaattgaaaatatcgAGTCTGTTTGTGAGGATGTGAAGTCTAAAATCATTGCAATGAGTAACGAGGATATTGATATGAACGTGAAcgaaaatgatgaaaaggTCGTGAGTGATTACGATGGTAATATAGAAAAGGATAGAATTGTTAAGAATCTACTACTGAATATatagtttttcaaatgtacAAATGCAAGGTAACTAAAACAAATCTAATAAATCATTATTTACACCTTTGTTCTCCTTTGCATGTGCACTCACATGCAAATTCTCAATACCATTAGCCACGGAGTTAGTGTTGGTTTGTGGAGcagaattgaaaagttcAAGGATATCAGTATTAGTTGAACTTGTTTGTTGACTCTTGGTAGGTGTAGGTGTGAACAAATCATTTAATTCACTAAGTAAATCGCCAACACCACTATCTTTACCATCCCCACTAGAAAGGccattttcttcttcatcatcatcgaaGTTTAAAAGATCCTCATTACGTGAATTGTCGATAATCTCTTGCTTGGCTAggtttttcaaactttcaacATTCTCCTCATTGGACCCAATAGGAACTCTTGAGTAGGCCGACGGATCAATAAAAGTCTTTGCTG is part of the Candida orthopsilosis Co 90-125, chromosome 2 draft sequence genome and harbors:
- a CDS encoding Ccp1 protein, whose translation is MTSVASSAVNKNANASEAKRHNSSTATTENAAFGAGAGLNIKQAKIKENKTYEDYQRVYNEIATKISEHLDYDEGDGYFAQLVRNAWHASATYAAADNSGGSFYGTMIFEPEEFDFQNKGTAIARSFLSSIHVQNPWISRGDLWTLAGVAGVQECNGPKIKWRPGRLDDNTGTKAAPAGRIPDGEGDARYVRDFFSRMGFNDRETVALIGAHVLGRCHRHVSGYDGPWGDDSNNFTNDFFERLMGNWHTKNWDGRKQYEDDETNLYMMLPTDMALKEDSNFFKYVKEYSKDVDLWFKDFAAAYSKLLEKGIEFPEDNKPLEFKTLHEQTVSN
- a CDS encoding Rpl9b predicted ribosomal protein L9, with amino-acid sequence MKKHQESATSVRNKLNFKNGLQKFFSSLIYSFLNQLQHTMKYVQTDQILEIPEDVTVDIKARVVKVTGPRGELTKDLKHIDVTFNKISNRAVKITVHNGDRKHVAALRTVKSLIANLITGVTKGYKYKMRFVYAHFPINVNIIDKDGAKFVEIRNFLGEKRVRHIKIQEGVTMELSSTQKDELVVTGNSLEAVSQNCADIQQICRVRNKDIRKFLDGIYVSERGTIVQDI
- a CDS encoding Pha2 prephenate dehydratase, coding for MTIRVAFLGPEGTYTHQAVLQQFGINDVGISPQQSIGDCFQAINTHIVDFAVVPFENSTNGQVVFTYDLLRDWFLNEEKQCHFKIVGEQFVSIHHNLLSNGSLEDIETIYSHPQVWTQVGGYLSTLRKGITKIDVGSTSKAAELVSHDKTNKSAAISSLMSSKLYNLPILKANIEDNVSNTTRFLILGYNDLPVHDNNNKEVQIVTSIMFTLPHDDPGALCDVLVKFKENGINLTSISSRPANLQPWQYVFFVETIGKISTDVLKSIQKLCRDVAILGEFDRNWRFNQT
- a CDS encoding Hrt1 protein (2 introns; similar to C. parapsilosis CPAR2_102860 and C. albicans HRT1; protein similar to S. cerevisiae Hrt1p, which is a component of a nuclear ubiquitin-protein ligase complex involved in cell cycle control), whose protein sequence is MAEEDRMDIDADSESIAEVSKTNKPKFEVKKWTAVAFWSWDIQIENCAICRNHLMEPCIECQPNSLANGGEECIAAWGMCNHAFHLHCIKRWLKTRNACPLDNTEWVYQKFGK
- a CDS encoding RNA polymerase II mediator complex subunit, which codes for MSTSNSEDLISSLYPPPPPFVKFFTGENLAKLEEIRKTTTAIESEEGDVDSGEHIKGELKLLVPPEVPSGSQYRGYGNIWSFKDKLPNLKDTQWKQLYNDANLTSETKIKELHKMMDSLLLNFVELINILSVDPQQFEPKIKDMSLLLINFNHILNTYRPHQSRESLIMLLKRKIQAKRAEIENIESVCEDVKSKIIAMSNEDIDMNVNENDEKVVSDYDGNIEKDRIVKNLLSNI